In the Nicotiana tabacum cultivar K326 chromosome 16, ASM71507v2, whole genome shotgun sequence genome, one interval contains:
- the LOC107829500 gene encoding inactive protein kinase SELMODRAFT_444075 isoform X1, translating into MFPPKPERRTQSMPRGISPHLTDKVIVAVKAEKVITKTALAWALTHVVRPGDCITLLAVFAVEKTERRRFWGFPRMRGDCRSNGRTNSHDRIGQITETCSQMVLQFHDHIDVRVRIKVVSALSVGVVAAEAKNNAVSWVILDKKLKLELKHCMEELRCNIVVMKGSKPKVLRLNLGCSEELQTPFFSANSSPVKDSREIQDERMKHSTPVSSPEDQRTSYMRTPLLNSLTDPDTFLLYERNPLYEGFSRETFSPVHKQSVCDHVNDLHSFGERIITLSTVPKSQSHTHKTILWIQQNHIIADNNSAVENCKITSRSVTSGNKHENSIEYNQNLNTQGSKFNRDTDRDYLNSSIREAVSLGRTSSIPLPLCSFCQCKAPSFGKPPKQFRYEELEEATNGFSGTNFLAEGGFGLVHKGVLRDGVVVAVKQLKFIGSQADADFRREVRVLSCAQHRNVVLLVGYCIQGNRRLLVYEFICNKSLDFHLHGTKETALDWSSRLKIAIGTARGLRYLHEDCRVGCIVHRDLRPKNILLTHDFEPLVADFGLARLYNECEASEDEHLIRTSRYLAPEYSNDGKVTEKVDVYAFGLVVLELITGRRTNDLQCYRSQHLLAGSLSPTAGNGPYHLSAFKNQLLDSNLTSSPLENFPYELQAMSHAAFMCLQEDPQLRPPISKVLKILEGGGAIFDSNSFGSRSGYMQGSNFNNHPVSKRHSRRLSY; encoded by the exons ATGTTCCCGCCAAAACCCGAACGGCGGACTCAGTCGATGCCACGTGGCATTTCTCCTCATCTGACCGACAAAGTGATTGTCGCCGTGAAGGCGGAGAAGGTGATCACTAAGACTGCACTAGCTTGGGCTCTCACTCACGTTGTTCGTCCCGGCGATTGCATTACGTTGCTCGCCGTATTTGCCGTCGAGAAAACCG AGAGAAGGAGATTTTGGGGATTTCCGAGGATGAGAGGTGACTGCCGGAGTAATGGAAGGACTAATTCGCATGATCGAATTGGACAAATCACGGAGACTTGTTCTCAGATGGTTCTTCAATTTCACGATCACATAGAT GTCAGGGTGCGAATTAAGGTCGTCTCAGCTTTGTCTGTTGGTGTGGTGGCAGCTGAAGCAAAAAACAATGCAGTCAGCTGGGTCATTTTGGACAA AAAATTGAAGTTAGAGCTTAAGCATTGCATGGAAGAACTTCGTTGCAACATTGTAGTGATGAAGGGTTCCAAACCGAAAGTTCTCAGGCTAAATCTAGGATGTTCGGAGGAACTTCAAACCCCTTTCTTTTCTGCTAATTCCTCTCCTGTTAAGGATAGTAGAGAAATACAGGATGAAAGAATGAAGCATTCTACTCCAGTGAGCAGTCCCGAGGATCAAAGAACATCCTATATGAGAACTCCATTACTGAATTCATTGACTGATCCAGACACGTTCCTCCTATATGAGCGGAATCCCCTGTATGAAGGGTTCAGTAGAGAAACATTTTCACCGGTCCACAAGCAAAGTGTGTGCGATCATGTAAATGATCTGCACTCATTTGGGGAAAGGATAATAACTCTGTCAACAGTTCCTAAATCTCAAAGTCATACTCATAAAACAATCCTTTGGATTCAGCAAAACCATATTATTGCTGACAACAATTCAGCTGTAGAAAACTGCAAAATTACCTCACGTTCTGTCACTTCTGGAAATAAACATGAGAATTCTATTGAATACAACCAAAACCTGAATACCCAAGGAAGCAAGTTCAATCGAGACACTGACAGGGACTATCTTAACTCTAGCATCAGAGAAGCAGTCTCTTTAGGTCGAACTTCCTCGATACCTCTTCCTCTATGTTCATTCTGTCAATGTAAAGCACCTTCTTTTGGAAAGCCTCCAAAACAATTTCGCTATGAAGAGCTAGAGGAAGCAACAAATGGATTCTCAGGCACAAATTTTCTAGCAGAAGGTGGATTTGGTCTGGTTCATAAAGGGGTTTTAAGGGATGGAGTGGTTGTTGCAGTAAAACAGCTAAAATTTATTGGATCTCAAGCAGACGCTGATTTTCGTAGAGAAGTTCGAGTTTTGAGCTGTGCCCAGCACAGGAATGTTGTGCTGCTGGTTGGTTACTGCATTCAGGGAAATAGGAGACTATTAGTATATGAGTTTATTTGCAACAAGTCCTTGGACTTTCATTTGCATG GAACGAAGGAAACAGCTCTAGATTGGAGCTCACGCCTTAAGATAGCTATTGGGACAGCAAGAGGCTTACGTTACCTTCATGAAGATTGCAGAGTGGGATGTATAGTTCACAGAGATCTCAGACCTAAAAACATTCTCTTAACTCACGACTTTGAACCTTTG GTTGCTGATTTTGGGCTTGCACGATTGTACAATGAATGTGAAGCTTCTGAAGATGAACATCTGATTAGAACTTCAAG GTATCTTGCCCCAGAGTACTCCAATGATGGAAAAGTCACGGAGAAGGTTGATGTATATGCTTTTGGCCTGGTGGTATTGGAGTTGATTACTGGTAGAAGAACCAATGACTTGCAATGCTACAGAAGTCAGCACCTTCTTGCAGGAAGCCTTTCCCCTACTGCTGGAAATGGACCATATCATCTTTCAGCATTCAAAAATCAGTTGCTGGACTCCAACTTGACCTCATCCCCGCTTGAAAACTTTCCTTATGAACTACAGGCGATGAGTCATGCTGCTTTTATGTGTCTACAGGAAGATCCTCAGCTGCGACCTCCAATTTCAAAG GTACTTAAAATACTAGAAGGAGGTGGTGCCATTTTTGACTCAAATTCATTTGGCAGTAGAAGTGGTTACATGCAGGGATCGAATTTTAATAACCATCCTGTATCAAAGAGACATTCTCGCAGGCTCTCTTATTAA
- the LOC107829500 gene encoding inactive protein kinase SELMODRAFT_444075 isoform X2, with amino-acid sequence MSGCELRSSQLCLLVWWQLKQKTMQSAGSFWTSNSIKLKLELKHCMEELRCNIVVMKGSKPKVLRLNLGCSEELQTPFFSANSSPVKDSREIQDERMKHSTPVSSPEDQRTSYMRTPLLNSLTDPDTFLLYERNPLYEGFSRETFSPVHKQSVCDHVNDLHSFGERIITLSTVPKSQSHTHKTILWIQQNHIIADNNSAVENCKITSRSVTSGNKHENSIEYNQNLNTQGSKFNRDTDRDYLNSSIREAVSLGRTSSIPLPLCSFCQCKAPSFGKPPKQFRYEELEEATNGFSGTNFLAEGGFGLVHKGVLRDGVVVAVKQLKFIGSQADADFRREVRVLSCAQHRNVVLLVGYCIQGNRRLLVYEFICNKSLDFHLHGTKETALDWSSRLKIAIGTARGLRYLHEDCRVGCIVHRDLRPKNILLTHDFEPLVADFGLARLYNECEASEDEHLIRTSRYLAPEYSNDGKVTEKVDVYAFGLVVLELITGRRTNDLQCYRSQHLLAGSLSPTAGNGPYHLSAFKNQLLDSNLTSSPLENFPYELQAMSHAAFMCLQEDPQLRPPISKVLKILEGGGAIFDSNSFGSRSGYMQGSNFNNHPVSKRHSRRLSY; translated from the exons AT GTCAGGGTGCGAATTAAGGTCGTCTCAGCTTTGTCTGTTGGTGTGGTGGCAGCTGAAGCAAAAAACAATGCAGTCAGCTGGGTCATTTTGGACAAGTAATAGCAT AAAATTGAAGTTAGAGCTTAAGCATTGCATGGAAGAACTTCGTTGCAACATTGTAGTGATGAAGGGTTCCAAACCGAAAGTTCTCAGGCTAAATCTAGGATGTTCGGAGGAACTTCAAACCCCTTTCTTTTCTGCTAATTCCTCTCCTGTTAAGGATAGTAGAGAAATACAGGATGAAAGAATGAAGCATTCTACTCCAGTGAGCAGTCCCGAGGATCAAAGAACATCCTATATGAGAACTCCATTACTGAATTCATTGACTGATCCAGACACGTTCCTCCTATATGAGCGGAATCCCCTGTATGAAGGGTTCAGTAGAGAAACATTTTCACCGGTCCACAAGCAAAGTGTGTGCGATCATGTAAATGATCTGCACTCATTTGGGGAAAGGATAATAACTCTGTCAACAGTTCCTAAATCTCAAAGTCATACTCATAAAACAATCCTTTGGATTCAGCAAAACCATATTATTGCTGACAACAATTCAGCTGTAGAAAACTGCAAAATTACCTCACGTTCTGTCACTTCTGGAAATAAACATGAGAATTCTATTGAATACAACCAAAACCTGAATACCCAAGGAAGCAAGTTCAATCGAGACACTGACAGGGACTATCTTAACTCTAGCATCAGAGAAGCAGTCTCTTTAGGTCGAACTTCCTCGATACCTCTTCCTCTATGTTCATTCTGTCAATGTAAAGCACCTTCTTTTGGAAAGCCTCCAAAACAATTTCGCTATGAAGAGCTAGAGGAAGCAACAAATGGATTCTCAGGCACAAATTTTCTAGCAGAAGGTGGATTTGGTCTGGTTCATAAAGGGGTTTTAAGGGATGGAGTGGTTGTTGCAGTAAAACAGCTAAAATTTATTGGATCTCAAGCAGACGCTGATTTTCGTAGAGAAGTTCGAGTTTTGAGCTGTGCCCAGCACAGGAATGTTGTGCTGCTGGTTGGTTACTGCATTCAGGGAAATAGGAGACTATTAGTATATGAGTTTATTTGCAACAAGTCCTTGGACTTTCATTTGCATG GAACGAAGGAAACAGCTCTAGATTGGAGCTCACGCCTTAAGATAGCTATTGGGACAGCAAGAGGCTTACGTTACCTTCATGAAGATTGCAGAGTGGGATGTATAGTTCACAGAGATCTCAGACCTAAAAACATTCTCTTAACTCACGACTTTGAACCTTTG GTTGCTGATTTTGGGCTTGCACGATTGTACAATGAATGTGAAGCTTCTGAAGATGAACATCTGATTAGAACTTCAAG GTATCTTGCCCCAGAGTACTCCAATGATGGAAAAGTCACGGAGAAGGTTGATGTATATGCTTTTGGCCTGGTGGTATTGGAGTTGATTACTGGTAGAAGAACCAATGACTTGCAATGCTACAGAAGTCAGCACCTTCTTGCAGGAAGCCTTTCCCCTACTGCTGGAAATGGACCATATCATCTTTCAGCATTCAAAAATCAGTTGCTGGACTCCAACTTGACCTCATCCCCGCTTGAAAACTTTCCTTATGAACTACAGGCGATGAGTCATGCTGCTTTTATGTGTCTACAGGAAGATCCTCAGCTGCGACCTCCAATTTCAAAG GTACTTAAAATACTAGAAGGAGGTGGTGCCATTTTTGACTCAAATTCATTTGGCAGTAGAAGTGGTTACATGCAGGGATCGAATTTTAATAACCATCCTGTATCAAAGAGACATTCTCGCAGGCTCTCTTATTAA
- the LOC107829500 gene encoding inactive protein kinase SELMODRAFT_444075 isoform X4: MQSAGSFWTSNSIKLKLELKHCMEELRCNIVVMKGSKPKVLRLNLGCSEELQTPFFSANSSPVKDSREIQDERMKHSTPVSSPEDQRTSYMRTPLLNSLTDPDTFLLYERNPLYEGFSRETFSPVHKQSVCDHVNDLHSFGERIITLSTVPKSQSHTHKTILWIQQNHIIADNNSAVENCKITSRSVTSGNKHENSIEYNQNLNTQGSKFNRDTDRDYLNSSIREAVSLGRTSSIPLPLCSFCQCKAPSFGKPPKQFRYEELEEATNGFSGTNFLAEGGFGLVHKGVLRDGVVVAVKQLKFIGSQADADFRREVRVLSCAQHRNVVLLVGYCIQGNRRLLVYEFICNKSLDFHLHGTKETALDWSSRLKIAIGTARGLRYLHEDCRVGCIVHRDLRPKNILLTHDFEPLVADFGLARLYNECEASEDEHLIRTSRYLAPEYSNDGKVTEKVDVYAFGLVVLELITGRRTNDLQCYRSQHLLAGSLSPTAGNGPYHLSAFKNQLLDSNLTSSPLENFPYELQAMSHAAFMCLQEDPQLRPPISKVLKILEGGGAIFDSNSFGSRSGYMQGSNFNNHPVSKRHSRRLSY; this comes from the exons ATGCAGTCAGCTGGGTCATTTTGGACAAGTAATAGCAT AAAATTGAAGTTAGAGCTTAAGCATTGCATGGAAGAACTTCGTTGCAACATTGTAGTGATGAAGGGTTCCAAACCGAAAGTTCTCAGGCTAAATCTAGGATGTTCGGAGGAACTTCAAACCCCTTTCTTTTCTGCTAATTCCTCTCCTGTTAAGGATAGTAGAGAAATACAGGATGAAAGAATGAAGCATTCTACTCCAGTGAGCAGTCCCGAGGATCAAAGAACATCCTATATGAGAACTCCATTACTGAATTCATTGACTGATCCAGACACGTTCCTCCTATATGAGCGGAATCCCCTGTATGAAGGGTTCAGTAGAGAAACATTTTCACCGGTCCACAAGCAAAGTGTGTGCGATCATGTAAATGATCTGCACTCATTTGGGGAAAGGATAATAACTCTGTCAACAGTTCCTAAATCTCAAAGTCATACTCATAAAACAATCCTTTGGATTCAGCAAAACCATATTATTGCTGACAACAATTCAGCTGTAGAAAACTGCAAAATTACCTCACGTTCTGTCACTTCTGGAAATAAACATGAGAATTCTATTGAATACAACCAAAACCTGAATACCCAAGGAAGCAAGTTCAATCGAGACACTGACAGGGACTATCTTAACTCTAGCATCAGAGAAGCAGTCTCTTTAGGTCGAACTTCCTCGATACCTCTTCCTCTATGTTCATTCTGTCAATGTAAAGCACCTTCTTTTGGAAAGCCTCCAAAACAATTTCGCTATGAAGAGCTAGAGGAAGCAACAAATGGATTCTCAGGCACAAATTTTCTAGCAGAAGGTGGATTTGGTCTGGTTCATAAAGGGGTTTTAAGGGATGGAGTGGTTGTTGCAGTAAAACAGCTAAAATTTATTGGATCTCAAGCAGACGCTGATTTTCGTAGAGAAGTTCGAGTTTTGAGCTGTGCCCAGCACAGGAATGTTGTGCTGCTGGTTGGTTACTGCATTCAGGGAAATAGGAGACTATTAGTATATGAGTTTATTTGCAACAAGTCCTTGGACTTTCATTTGCATG GAACGAAGGAAACAGCTCTAGATTGGAGCTCACGCCTTAAGATAGCTATTGGGACAGCAAGAGGCTTACGTTACCTTCATGAAGATTGCAGAGTGGGATGTATAGTTCACAGAGATCTCAGACCTAAAAACATTCTCTTAACTCACGACTTTGAACCTTTG GTTGCTGATTTTGGGCTTGCACGATTGTACAATGAATGTGAAGCTTCTGAAGATGAACATCTGATTAGAACTTCAAG GTATCTTGCCCCAGAGTACTCCAATGATGGAAAAGTCACGGAGAAGGTTGATGTATATGCTTTTGGCCTGGTGGTATTGGAGTTGATTACTGGTAGAAGAACCAATGACTTGCAATGCTACAGAAGTCAGCACCTTCTTGCAGGAAGCCTTTCCCCTACTGCTGGAAATGGACCATATCATCTTTCAGCATTCAAAAATCAGTTGCTGGACTCCAACTTGACCTCATCCCCGCTTGAAAACTTTCCTTATGAACTACAGGCGATGAGTCATGCTGCTTTTATGTGTCTACAGGAAGATCCTCAGCTGCGACCTCCAATTTCAAAG GTACTTAAAATACTAGAAGGAGGTGGTGCCATTTTTGACTCAAATTCATTTGGCAGTAGAAGTGGTTACATGCAGGGATCGAATTTTAATAACCATCCTGTATCAAAGAGACATTCTCGCAGGCTCTCTTATTAA
- the LOC107829502 gene encoding cytochrome P450 82A4-like, protein MLQSHTFACALLSAGTDTTIVTLTWTLSLLLNNYQALQKAQDELDVHVGKNRCVQDSDIKNLVYLQAVVKEALRLYSAAPLSVPHESMEDCTISGYDIPKGTRLLVNIWKIHSDPDLWPNPHEFLPERFLTTHKDVDVRGTHFELIPFGSGRRMCPGISFALQAVPFVLAGLLQGFELKRPSNEPIDMSESFGLTILKASPLEILLAPRLAPNLYE, encoded by the coding sequence GCTCTGCTATCAGCAGGTACGGACACCACAATCGTAACGCTGACATGGACTTTATCTTTACTCCTAAACAACTACCAAGCACTACAAAAGGCCCAAGATGAGCTAGATGTTCACGTTGGGAAGAACAGATGCGTTCAAGATTCAGATATCAAGAACTTGGTGTATCTTCAAGCTGTTGTTAAAGAAGCATTGCGTTTATATTCAGCTGCACCGCTCTCCGTACCACACGAGTCAATGGAGGATTGTACCATTAGTGGCTATGATATACCAAAAGGCACTCGCTTACTAGTGAACATTTGGAAGATTCATAGCGATCCAGATTTATGGCCAAATCCTCACGAGTTTTTGCCAGAGAGGTTCTTGACGACACATAAGGATGTCGATGTTAGAGGAACTCACTTTGAGTTGATACCATTTGGTAGCGGAAGAAGAATGTGCCCTGGAATTTCTTTCGCCCTTCAAGCTGTGCCTTTTGTATTAGCTGGGTTGCTACAGGGGTTTGAACTTAAGAGGCCTTCGAATGAACCAATTGATATGAGTGAGAGCTTTGGATTGACAATCCTTAAAGCTTCTCCTCTCGAAATTCTTCTTGCTCCTCGCTTGGCTCCCAACCTTTACGAATGA
- the LOC107829500 gene encoding inactive protein kinase SELMODRAFT_444075 isoform X3: MVRIKVVSALSVGVVAAEAKNNAVSWVILDKKLKLELKHCMEELRCNIVVMKGSKPKVLRLNLGCSEELQTPFFSANSSPVKDSREIQDERMKHSTPVSSPEDQRTSYMRTPLLNSLTDPDTFLLYERNPLYEGFSRETFSPVHKQSVCDHVNDLHSFGERIITLSTVPKSQSHTHKTILWIQQNHIIADNNSAVENCKITSRSVTSGNKHENSIEYNQNLNTQGSKFNRDTDRDYLNSSIREAVSLGRTSSIPLPLCSFCQCKAPSFGKPPKQFRYEELEEATNGFSGTNFLAEGGFGLVHKGVLRDGVVVAVKQLKFIGSQADADFRREVRVLSCAQHRNVVLLVGYCIQGNRRLLVYEFICNKSLDFHLHGTKETALDWSSRLKIAIGTARGLRYLHEDCRVGCIVHRDLRPKNILLTHDFEPLVADFGLARLYNECEASEDEHLIRTSRYLAPEYSNDGKVTEKVDVYAFGLVVLELITGRRTNDLQCYRSQHLLAGSLSPTAGNGPYHLSAFKNQLLDSNLTSSPLENFPYELQAMSHAAFMCLQEDPQLRPPISKVLKILEGGGAIFDSNSFGSRSGYMQGSNFNNHPVSKRHSRRLSY, from the exons AT GGTGCGAATTAAGGTCGTCTCAGCTTTGTCTGTTGGTGTGGTGGCAGCTGAAGCAAAAAACAATGCAGTCAGCTGGGTCATTTTGGACAA AAAATTGAAGTTAGAGCTTAAGCATTGCATGGAAGAACTTCGTTGCAACATTGTAGTGATGAAGGGTTCCAAACCGAAAGTTCTCAGGCTAAATCTAGGATGTTCGGAGGAACTTCAAACCCCTTTCTTTTCTGCTAATTCCTCTCCTGTTAAGGATAGTAGAGAAATACAGGATGAAAGAATGAAGCATTCTACTCCAGTGAGCAGTCCCGAGGATCAAAGAACATCCTATATGAGAACTCCATTACTGAATTCATTGACTGATCCAGACACGTTCCTCCTATATGAGCGGAATCCCCTGTATGAAGGGTTCAGTAGAGAAACATTTTCACCGGTCCACAAGCAAAGTGTGTGCGATCATGTAAATGATCTGCACTCATTTGGGGAAAGGATAATAACTCTGTCAACAGTTCCTAAATCTCAAAGTCATACTCATAAAACAATCCTTTGGATTCAGCAAAACCATATTATTGCTGACAACAATTCAGCTGTAGAAAACTGCAAAATTACCTCACGTTCTGTCACTTCTGGAAATAAACATGAGAATTCTATTGAATACAACCAAAACCTGAATACCCAAGGAAGCAAGTTCAATCGAGACACTGACAGGGACTATCTTAACTCTAGCATCAGAGAAGCAGTCTCTTTAGGTCGAACTTCCTCGATACCTCTTCCTCTATGTTCATTCTGTCAATGTAAAGCACCTTCTTTTGGAAAGCCTCCAAAACAATTTCGCTATGAAGAGCTAGAGGAAGCAACAAATGGATTCTCAGGCACAAATTTTCTAGCAGAAGGTGGATTTGGTCTGGTTCATAAAGGGGTTTTAAGGGATGGAGTGGTTGTTGCAGTAAAACAGCTAAAATTTATTGGATCTCAAGCAGACGCTGATTTTCGTAGAGAAGTTCGAGTTTTGAGCTGTGCCCAGCACAGGAATGTTGTGCTGCTGGTTGGTTACTGCATTCAGGGAAATAGGAGACTATTAGTATATGAGTTTATTTGCAACAAGTCCTTGGACTTTCATTTGCATG GAACGAAGGAAACAGCTCTAGATTGGAGCTCACGCCTTAAGATAGCTATTGGGACAGCAAGAGGCTTACGTTACCTTCATGAAGATTGCAGAGTGGGATGTATAGTTCACAGAGATCTCAGACCTAAAAACATTCTCTTAACTCACGACTTTGAACCTTTG GTTGCTGATTTTGGGCTTGCACGATTGTACAATGAATGTGAAGCTTCTGAAGATGAACATCTGATTAGAACTTCAAG GTATCTTGCCCCAGAGTACTCCAATGATGGAAAAGTCACGGAGAAGGTTGATGTATATGCTTTTGGCCTGGTGGTATTGGAGTTGATTACTGGTAGAAGAACCAATGACTTGCAATGCTACAGAAGTCAGCACCTTCTTGCAGGAAGCCTTTCCCCTACTGCTGGAAATGGACCATATCATCTTTCAGCATTCAAAAATCAGTTGCTGGACTCCAACTTGACCTCATCCCCGCTTGAAAACTTTCCTTATGAACTACAGGCGATGAGTCATGCTGCTTTTATGTGTCTACAGGAAGATCCTCAGCTGCGACCTCCAATTTCAAAG GTACTTAAAATACTAGAAGGAGGTGGTGCCATTTTTGACTCAAATTCATTTGGCAGTAGAAGTGGTTACATGCAGGGATCGAATTTTAATAACCATCCTGTATCAAAGAGACATTCTCGCAGGCTCTCTTATTAA